Sequence from the Flavobacterium sp. J372 genome:
TAAATATTACTGATGCTATTTAAGTATATGTATATACTATCAAACTCAATCTGAAGACAAAACAATGGTAAAATTTTCAAAATTTCATCTCTGATATTTTAATTTCGACGTCTGCAGTAATTTTGACGATGAAATGCAAAATAATACCAAATATGCAATCAGTTTTGATTGTCAGCAATTTGCAGTATTTTTGCGGCAAATTATTTATGATGGTGAAGATTGGCAATATAGAGCTACCTGATTTTCCGCTGCTGCTCGCCCCAATGGAAGATGTAAGCGACCCCCCCTTTCCGCAGGTTGTGCAAAACGCATGGTGCAGACCTTATGTTCAGTGAGTTTATATCAAGCGAAGGCCTTATACGCGATGCGATAAAAAGCCGCCAGAAGCTCGATATTTTTGATTATGAGAGGCCTGTGGGCATACAGATCTTTGGCGGAGATGAAGAGGCTATGGCCATGAGCGCCCGTATTGTGGAAACTGTAAACCCCGATCTTCTAGACATCAACTTTGGCTGCCCGGTAAAAAAAGTGGTATGCAAAGGCGCCGGTGCAGGCGTGCTTAAAGATATTGACCTTATGGTGCGCCTTACCAAAGCAGTGGTAAACAGTACAAACCTCCCGGTAACGGTAAAGACCCGCCTGGGCTGGGATGAAGATTCCATAAATATTGATGAAGTTGCCGAAAGGCTGCAGGATGTAGGCATAAAAGCACTTACAATACATGGCCGCACACGTGCACAGATGTACAAAGGCGAAGCCGACTGGTCCAACATTGCCCGGGTAAAGAACAACCCGCGCATACATATACCAATTTTCGGGAATGGCGATATAGACAGTCCTGAGAAGGCGCTTGACTATAAAAACAGGTACGGGCTTGACGGTATTATGATAGGCCGTGCTGCCATAGGTTACCCATGGATATTTAATGAGATTAAGCACTTTTTTGAAACAGGCCAACATTTGCCTGCCCCAACTATTGAAGACAGGGTAGAGGCAGCCCGCAACCACCTTAAATGGTCTATTGAATGGAAAGGTGAGCGTGTGGGTGTTTTTGAAACCCGCCGCCATTACACAAATTATTTTAAAGGAATCCCTAATTTTAAAGAATACCGCCAGCGCATGGTAACGCATGATGCCGCCGATGATGTATATGCGGTAATGGACGAGGTATTAGAAAAATTTGCAGATTACAAACACGCATAAAAAAACCGGCAGCTGCCGGTTTTTTATTCTGTGATGCCGAAAGGCGTACCTGTAATAGTTTTAGTAAACCAATTATTTTCTGACGGAACAGAACCTCCGGGAAAAGATGCGCCGAAAGCATAGCCACGGGTTGTGGTTTGTACCAGCACCATACCATTTACCGCCATGATGCGTAAAGGAGTTCCCGTTAGCGGCTGGGTATGCCACATGGTTTCAGAAGAAGAACTGCCACCCGCGTATGCCGGTGCAAAAACGTAAGCATTTGTTGTTGTAAGCACACCTATATACCCGTTTGCTGAGACAATATCTATCACTTCGCCTGATAACGTTTTTGTTGCCCACATATTCTGAGAAGATGTGCTGCCGCCCATGTATGATGGCCCGTAAGCATATGCTGTAGATGATGTAACAATACCTATAACGCCGTTTGTGCCTGTTATTTTTAATGGGGTGCCGGTTAAGGCTTTACTTTTCCAACTATTTTGTGAAGAGGAATTTCCGCCTGAGTATGCCGGCCCAAATACATAAGCATGCGTAGATGTAAGTGCACCAACAGAATATTTACTACCAATAATTGCTAGCGGATTCCCGGAAATAGTTTGTGATTTCCAGCCAGCTTCCGATGATGTACTGCCACCTGTATGTGAAGGTGCAAATACATGTACACCTGTGCTGGTAAGTATTGCTGCAGAGCCGTTATCAAGTGAAACTGATTTTGGGCTTGATTCTGGAGCAATACTTCCCGCAATCATGGCATATGGTACCGAAAGTAGCTGCGAAGTTCCTACAGTTGTATAATCTGTGCCATTATTAATGTCAATTTCAACCTTTATAAATTTTGAATTCTGCCCCCAGTTAATTTGAGAAAAAGTACCGGTAACCGCTACACCCTGGCCGATTGTAAGGGTATACAGTCCCATACTATTTGTTGTAGGGTTGTGGGTTTCGGTATACACAGCCGTTCCCATAGCGCTGTTATCAAGTATGCTCAGCCTTACATTTACAGGTGCTGATGCAACGGCTGTACCATTGCTGTTAAGTGCTACAGCCTGATAGCTGAAACCTTGCGGTATCTGTGCAAAAAGTGTTGTTGCAAAAACTAGTGCAAAATATAGGTATATCTTTTTCATGTTAATTTTTTACAATTTTTATTGATTTTATTTTAGTGTCAGGAAAAGTGAGAATGTAAATTCCTGCCGGCAGTGTTGTGATGTTTACAGTGTTTGATGTTACATGAAATTGTGCCTTTGCACCCTTAAGGTCATAAAGCTCTGCTTTGCTCAAATCTACGCTTTCCGGCAGCTCAATTGTTACAAAGTCTTTTGTGGGATTTGGATAGTACTTTACATCACCCGAAACAATATAATCATTCGTGCCCAGCGTACTGAAAAGTATTTGTGATGCTATCGCCACAGTTCCGGCCGATGTATGATTTGGGTTTTGAGGGATTACATAAATTTCACCAACCACATATGCATGCCCTGCAGGGGATAGCGCCGACGCATTAAGCCCTCCTGCATTTTGTGCAAAGACGCCTGATGTTGCAATAAGAAATAAAAAGATGATTTTCTTCATAAAGGATAAAGCATGATGTTATCAATATTAAACAGTGGTTTTCTTCCAGCGCCCGCGCCTGAATAAAATTACAGCAGCTATTGTCATTAATGTTTCTGCTGCTGGTATCGCTATAAAAACACCTGTTGGCCCAAAATTATAGTATTTTGCGAGAAGGTAGGCCAGTGGTATCTGGAACGTCCAGAACCCAAAGAAATTAACCCACGTAGGTGTGCGTGTGTCTCCTGCGCCGTTAAAGGCGTTCAGTAGCACCATGCCGATTCCGTAAAAAATATAGCCTGCGCTCAATATGCGTATCGCCTCAACGGCAATGTCATGAACATCTGCATTATTAGTGAAGAACCACATCATTGGGTCGGCCGCCAGCAGGCATATAACCATAATGCTGCCCATGTATATCACATTGAATTTTGCTGTTACAAATACCGAACGCTCTGCGCGCTCTGTCATTTTTGCGCCGAGATGCTGCCCAACAAGTGTAGCTGCCGCGCCGCTAAGCCCCCACGCGGGTAACATAAAAAACATCATAATCCGTATGGCGCTCTGGTAGCCGGCCGAACCTTCATCACCACCTGTGGTTGCTACAAGTTCCGCAAGGAAAATCCAGCTGCACGATGCAATAACAAACTGCATTATACCCGGGGCTGCAACTTTGATTATTGCTTTAATCTGGTCAAAGTCGGGCACAAAATATGAGGCTGCAACCTTTAAAATACCTTTGCCTTTGAATAAGTTGTACAGCTGATAAATAACGCCTGTGCTGCGGCCTAATGCGGTTGCTATGGCTGCCCCCGTAAGGCCAAATGCCGGTATAGGGCCCCAGCCTAAAATTAGCAGCGGGCACAGTATTATATTAAAAATATTGGCAATCCAGAGGCTGCGCATGGCAATAGCAGCATTGCCCGCCCCGCGGAAAACACCATTGAACAGGAACAGCATCATAATGACAAAGCTGCTGCCCATTTGTATCTTCATAAAAGTTTGCCCATATTCTGCAGATGCTTCAGATGAGCCCATTAGCAGCAAAATGTCTTTCGCGAATATTATCCCCAAGATTGCAATAGGTATGTTGATTATCAGCGCTATCACTATAGCCTGCATACCGGCGCGTGAGGCGGCATCAGGGTCTTTTTCGCCAACGCGGCGGGCCACTACTGCTGTGGCAGCCATACTCATACCAATGGCTACGGAATAAATGATTGAAAGCACAGACTCGGTTAACCCAACTGTCTGTACGGCAAAGCTGCTGTTTTTAAGATGGCCTACAAAATACAGGTCAACCAAAGCGAATACGGACTCCATCATCATCTCGAGCATCATCGGGATGGCCAGCAGCAATACTGCACGCCTGATAGAGATCGTTGTAAAATCTATATTTTCGCCCTTTAATGATTGCTTCAGCAGGTTAGTAAAGCGTGAAAATCTGTCTGTTTTATGTGTAATTGTCATTGGTGTTGGTGCAGCATTAATCAATGCAAATATATATGAAAGTCTATATGCCTAAACAATTCATAAAATTTATTAGCTGACAAATTCCATTATGTCACCCGGCTGGCATTCAAGCGCTTCGCAAATGGCTTCGAGTGTTGAGAATCGAATGGCTTTTGCCTTACCGGTTTTCAGGATTGAGAGGTTTGCTGTTGTAATGCCTACTTTTTCAGCAAGTTCATTGCTGCGCATTTTCCGTTTTGCAAGCATTACGTCAAGGTTTATTATTATTGGCATAGTGCTAAACAGTTAAGTCATTCTCTTCTTTCAGGCTTTTTGCAGTAAGGAAAACTTCACTTAGCACAATAAGGAATAGCCCAACCATCGGTGTAAACAGAGAATCAAAACCAAGTGAAATAGAAAAGCTGCTTTCAAAAATAGAAGTATATAAAAACTCAGGCACCACATATATCGCAAATCCTATCAATACTGCTTTACCGGCCTGGTCAAGATTCCTGATGACCTCGTTTGCAAACAGTCTCTTTTAGAAAATGCAGTTAGTACATCTTTAAATAAGTAAAGCGCGTATGCGTAAAATGCTACAGCCAGAATATTACAAGCAAGCAGAATGTAATCTTCTATTGCAAAGTCAGTAACTATATTGTCATTTACTTTAAAGGGGATTTTATCAGGCATAAATATCGCCATAAAAAAAAACGGAATTGCAAAGGCTACAAACGCGCCGGTACAAAGAAGCAGTACTGTAGTAAGATTTTTGAGTAGCGGTAATTTTTGCATAATGAATTGATTTAGATTTTAGCAAATATAATAATTATTGATAAACGGTATGCTATTATTAGAAAACGATATTATTTTATTGTTTCAATGATTGTCATGTTGATTAATTTTAAGCATGCAAAATTTCCCGGAATCATTAGCTAAAAAACTTCAGGCACGGAAGGATGCATCAGCATTCAGAATACTGCCTGCATATAGCAGCCTGGTAGATTTTTCTTCAAATGATTATCTGGGGTTTTCACGCAATAATACCATCGCTGCAAATGCTGTTTCAGTTTTAGCGCAATATCCTTACAATGGCGCCACAGGTTCACGCCTAATTAGTGGGAACCACCCGCTTTACTCTGATGCGGAGCAATTGATTGCAAAGTATCATGACTCTGAAACCGCGCTTATCTTCAATTCAGGATATGATGCCAATATTGGGTTTTTCAGCAGTGTCCCGCAAAAAAATGATATTGTGCTGTATGATGAATTTATACACGCCTCCATACGCGACGGTATGCGGCTTGGCAATGCCAGAGCCTATAAATTCAAGCATAACTCTGTAGAAAGCCTTAAAAGTCTTTTGCAAAAATTCAGAGAATCGGCGGTTGAGATCTATATCGTTACAGAGTCTGTTTTCTCAATGGATGGCGATTCGCCAAATCTGGCTGAAATGGCAGGATTGTGTAGTGAGCTCAAATGCAGACTGGTGGTTGATGAAGCCCACGCAGTAGGAGTTTTTGGCAGCGGCCTGGCAACAAATTCAGATTGTTTTGCCAGGATTGTTACTTTTGGTAAGGCGCTGGGCTGCCATGGTGCAGCGGTGTTTGGAAGCGTCGCGCTTAAAGACTATTTGGTAAATTTTGCAAGGAGTTTTATTTACACCACAGCATTGCCGCCACATTCTGTTGCCACGATCATTGCAAGTTACGATTATCTGCAAAGAGAAGCAGACACAAACAGAAGCTCGCTTTTCAGTAATATATCAAACTTCAAAAAATTGCTTAAAGAGAGCGATCTCGGCAAGTATTTCATCAGCAGTGAGTCAGCCATACATTGTGCTGTAATACCGGGTAATGAGCGAGTGCGAAATTTAGCAGCAAATCTGCAGGAACAAGGTTTTGATGTGCGGGCTATACTGGCGCCGACAGTTCCTTCGGGGCAGGAGAGGCTTCGCTTTTGCCTGCACAGTTACAATACTCACAGCGAGATTGAAGCTGTTATCAAACAGCTTATGCTTCATCTTCAGTAGTAGGGATTTCACTCCGCCGTTTGCGCCGTTTAAACCAGTTGCTGTCTTCTTCCCCAAACAGGTAAGCGTAAGGCTGCGTATCAGGGCTAAGCTCAAATAGTTTCTTAAGTATAGCTATTGTAGGTATTATTAGAATCATGCCCGCAATGCCCCATATTGCACCGCCAATCAGTAGCCCGATAAATGTAACCAAAGCATTTAGGTTTACTGTACCGCCGGTAATTTTCGGGGTTAGAAATGTGCCTTCAAGCAATTGTATAAATGTAAATGCCACTAAAACAGCAATTGGGTAAAACAGGCTGTCTTTTGTTATCAGCGCAAACAGAAAAGGAAGTATGGCCCCAAGTGAGGGGCCAAGATATGGTATGATGTTGAGCATACCGGCCAGCACTCCAAAAAATATGGCATGCTCAATACCCAGCGCAAAGAGAACTCCCGTATTTACAATGGCAAGAATGAACATCACTTTACTTGCGCCTACAATATAGCGATGTACAATCTGGCGGAGAGACTTCATCTTGTCAAGTAGCATGGTGTTATTTTCCTTCCTGAAAACTTTGGTTATAAATACTGCCAGGTGGTCGCGGTAAATGAGCAGGAAGAAAATGAAAACAGGTAATAGTATAATGTCTGAAAGCGTACTGATAGTGGAAAAGATAAGGCTTGTAGTTGATGTATTTTCAGGCTGTACAATTTCTACCGCTTTACTTACCTCAAAACCATTTCGCATACCCAGGTCAAACCCGAAAGCTTCCAAACACCAGGCGTTAGCCTGAATAATAAAACTGTTGAGTTTGGTGCTGAGCTCGTCGCCCAAATCGGCAGCGAAAACTCTTACCTGTATGTAAATCAATGCAAAAATACCAAGGATAAATATCAGGAAAAGCGACAAAACTATAAACGCACTGATAGAGCGCGGAATTTTTCGTCTTTCCAGCATGTTGCAGGTAGAAGTAAGAAGCATAGCGATATAGCCTGCAATCAGTAATGGTACAAGGAGGCCTTTTGCCATTATCATGAAAAACACAATTATGATAATCAGCAGCGCAATATATACGGTTTTAATATAACCCGGCACACGTAAAGTATCCATCAGTATAATCGTGTTAAATTAATAGTCAGGTTATCAAATTTATGAATTGTTGAAACCTCGCACTGCCAATATTTTATTAAATTATACGGTACATTTGCCGTATGAAAATTTTTGTAACAGGTATAGGAACAGACGTTGGAAAGACGGTGGCCTCAGCAATTATAACTGAAGCTTTAGAGGCAGATTACTGGAAACCCGTACAGGCAGGAGACCTTGAAAATTCAGACAGCCATAAGATTGAACGCTATATAAGTAACCGGCAGACAATTATTCATCCATCGGCATACAAACTAATGACCCCTGCCAGCCCGCATCTTTCGGCAATGCTTGATAATATAATTATTGATATTAATAAAATAACAGAACCTGAAACTGATAATCACCTCGTAGTGGAGGGAGCTGGCGGACTTCTTGTACCGCTGAATGATACTGATACAATAGCTAACCTTATTCAGCCCGACTACAAGGTAATAATTGTTTCAAGGCATTACCTGGGCAGCATTAACCATACGCTGCTTACCTGCGAGGTAATGAAAAATAGGGGCATTACTATTTCAGGGATTATCTTTAATGGTGATGAAAATTCTTCAACTGAAGAAATCATTCTTAAGAAAACAGGTATCCCGATGATAGGCAGAATTGAAAACGAGCCTTATTTTGATGCAAATGTAGTAAAGTACTACGCAGATAAATTTCTAGAGAAGCTTTTAGGATTATAAATATGTCAACCGATAAAACATTGGCACAACGCGATGCCAGCTGCTTGTGGCATCCATACACCCAGCATAAGACTGCACCGTCACACATAGCCATTACGAAGGCTGAAGGTGCAAAAGTGTGGGACGAGAACGGCAAAGAGTATATTGATGCTATTGCCTCATGGTGGGTAAACCCTTACGGACACAGCAATAAATACATAGCGGACGCAATATACAAACAGCTAACAACGCTGGAGCATGTGCTTTTCGGCGGCTTTACTCACGAACCTGCGATACTATTGGCAGAAAGACTTTTGCCGCTTTTACCTGATAACCAAAAAAAACTGTTTTTCTCAGACAATGGTTCAACAGCTGTTGAAATTGCTATAAAGGTTGCGTTGCAATACTTCTACAATAAAGGTGAAAAACGCTCCAAAATTCTTGCGTTTGAAAATGCCTTTCACGGAGACACTTTTGCAGCAATGGCAGCCAGCGGCATTTCATTTTTTACCGAAGCTTTCAGAGGCTCGCTAATTGAAGTAGAACGGATTCCGGTACCGGTTTTCGGCAAAGAGGAAGAGAGCATCGCTGCCTTAAAAACGCTTGCAGCTACCGGTGAATATGCCGCATTCATTTTCGAGCCTTTGGTGCAAGGCGCAGCAGGAATGGTGATGTATGATGCAGCACCGCTTGATGAACTAATAGCAATTTGCCGGGATAATAACATTTTCACTGTTGCTGATGAGGTTATGACAGGCTTTGGAAAGACAGGAAAAAACTTCGCATGCAACTACCTCACGCAGCAACCCGATATGATATGCTTGTCTAAAGCGCTGACAGCAGGCACTATACCTATGGCAATCACAACATTTACTCAGGAATTATTTGATGGTTTTTATGATGATGATGTGAACAAAGCCCTGTTTCATGGGCATACTTTTACCGGAAACCCAACCGGCTGTGCTGCGGCACTGGCAGGACTTGATTTGTTGGAATCAGTTGAAATGCAGGAAAATATAGCACGAATAAACAATCGGCATCATCAATTTTTGGAGA
This genomic interval carries:
- a CDS encoding T9SS type A sorting domain-containing protein, whose protein sequence is MKKIIFLFLIATSGVFAQNAGGLNASALSPAGHAYVVGEIYVIPQNPNHTSAGTVAIASQILFSTLGTNDYIVSGDVKYYPNPTKDFVTIELPESVDLSKAELYDLKGAKAQFHVTSNTVNITTLPAGIYILTFPDTKIKSIKIVKN
- a CDS encoding MATE family efflux transporter, whose translation is MTITHKTDRFSRFTNLLKQSLKGENIDFTTISIRRAVLLLAIPMMLEMMMESVFALVDLYFVGHLKNSSFAVQTVGLTESVLSIIYSVAIGMSMAATAVVARRVGEKDPDAASRAGMQAIVIALIINIPIAILGIIFAKDILLLMGSSEASAEYGQTFMKIQMGSSFVIMMLFLFNGVFRGAGNAAIAMRSLWIANIFNIILCPLLILGWGPIPAFGLTGAAIATALGRSTGVIYQLYNLFKGKGILKVAASYFVPDFDQIKAIIKVAAPGIMQFVIASCSWIFLAELVATTGGDEGSAGYQSAIRIMMFFMLPAWGLSGAAATLVGQHLGAKMTERAERSVFVTAKFNVIYMGSIMVICLLAADPMMWFFTNNADVHDIAVEAIRILSAGYIFYGIGMVLLNAFNGAGDTRTPTWVNFFGFWTFQIPLAYLLAKYYNFGPTGVFIAIPAAETLMTIAAVILFRRGRWKKTTV
- a CDS encoding helix-turn-helix transcriptional regulator, whose translation is MPIIINLDVMLAKRKMRSNELAEKVGITTANLSILKTGKAKAIRFSTLEAICEALECQPGDIMEFVS
- a CDS encoding DUF2975 domain-containing protein encodes the protein MIGFAIYVVPEFLYTSIFESSFSISLGFDSLFTPMVGLFLIVLSEVFLTAKSLKEENDLTV
- a CDS encoding 8-amino-7-oxononanoate synthase, which encodes MQNFPESLAKKLQARKDASAFRILPAYSSLVDFSSNDYLGFSRNNTIAANAVSVLAQYPYNGATGSRLISGNHPLYSDAEQLIAKYHDSETALIFNSGYDANIGFFSSVPQKNDIVLYDEFIHASIRDGMRLGNARAYKFKHNSVESLKSLLQKFRESAVEIYIVTESVFSMDGDSPNLAEMAGLCSELKCRLVVDEAHAVGVFGSGLATNSDCFARIVTFGKALGCHGAAVFGSVALKDYLVNFARSFIYTTALPPHSVATIIASYDYLQREADTNRSSLFSNISNFKKLLKESDLGKYFISSESAIHCAVIPGNERVRNLAANLQEQGFDVRAILAPTVPSGQERLRFCLHSYNTHSEIEAVIKQLMLHLQ
- a CDS encoding AI-2E family transporter; translated protein: MDTLRVPGYIKTVYIALLIIIIVFFMIMAKGLLVPLLIAGYIAMLLTSTCNMLERRKIPRSISAFIVLSLFLIFILGIFALIYIQVRVFAADLGDELSTKLNSFIIQANAWCLEAFGFDLGMRNGFEVSKAVEIVQPENTSTTSLIFSTISTLSDIILLPVFIFFLLIYRDHLAVFITKVFRKENNTMLLDKMKSLRQIVHRYIVGASKVMFILAIVNTGVLFALGIEHAIFFGVLAGMLNIIPYLGPSLGAILPFLFALITKDSLFYPIAVLVAFTFIQLLEGTFLTPKITGGTVNLNALVTFIGLLIGGAIWGIAGMILIIPTIAILKKLFELSPDTQPYAYLFGEEDSNWFKRRKRRSEIPTTEDEA
- the bioD gene encoding dethiobiotin synthase; translation: MKIFVTGIGTDVGKTVASAIITEALEADYWKPVQAGDLENSDSHKIERYISNRQTIIHPSAYKLMTPASPHLSAMLDNIIIDINKITEPETDNHLVVEGAGGLLVPLNDTDTIANLIQPDYKVIIVSRHYLGSINHTLLTCEVMKNRGITISGIIFNGDENSSTEEIILKKTGIPMIGRIENEPYFDANVVKYYADKFLEKLLGL
- the bioA gene encoding adenosylmethionine--8-amino-7-oxononanoate transaminase, with protein sequence MSTDKTLAQRDASCLWHPYTQHKTAPSHIAITKAEGAKVWDENGKEYIDAIASWWVNPYGHSNKYIADAIYKQLTTLEHVLFGGFTHEPAILLAERLLPLLPDNQKKLFFSDNGSTAVEIAIKVALQYFYNKGEKRSKILAFENAFHGDTFAAMAASGISFFTEAFRGSLIEVERIPVPVFGKEEESIAALKTLAATGEYAAFIFEPLVQGAAGMVMYDAAPLDELIAICRDNNIFTVADEVMTGFGKTGKNFACNYLTQQPDMICLSKALTAGTIPMAITTFTQELFDGFYDDDVNKALFHGHTFTGNPTGCAAALAGLDLLESVEMQENIARINNRHHQFLEKIKRHRRVANPRVCGVILAFDVKRDSVESYYGNFRNRLYNFFIEKGIIMRPVGNTIYVLPPYIISEQELTYIYEVVEEALEKIM